The following proteins are encoded in a genomic region of Sulfurimonas sp. HSL3-7:
- the rplD gene encoding 50S ribosomal protein L4, producing the protein MSAVVLNDKFEKASELTLPESFSGINPHNLYLYVKSYQAGIRANTASTKTRSEVSGGGKKPWAQKGRGGARAGSTRSPVWVGGGQVFGPKSNRNYDLKVNKKQKKVALNFALNELANAGKLFIVDSIEVASGKTKDAAAIFNKLEVRDALFVKELIDENTFMAFRNLQSCYLVEGNELNAFLAATYRSVVIEKAVWEKLVEGAK; encoded by the coding sequence ATGAGCGCTGTAGTTCTAAACGATAAATTTGAAAAAGCTTCTGAGCTAACGCTTCCGGAAAGCTTTTCGGGTATCAACCCACACAACCTTTACCTATATGTGAAATCGTACCAAGCTGGTATACGTGCAAACACAGCCTCTACTAAGACACGTTCTGAAGTAAGCGGTGGTGGTAAGAAACCATGGGCTCAAAAGGGTCGTGGTGGTGCTCGTGCCGGTTCAACTCGTTCTCCTGTATGGGTTGGCGGTGGTCAGGTCTTCGGTCCGAAATCGAACCGTAACTATGACCTCAAAGTTAACAAAAAACAAAAAAAAGTTGCACTTAACTTTGCACTGAACGAACTTGCAAATGCTGGAAAGCTTTTCATCGTTGACAGTATCGAAGTGGCTTCTGGTAAAACAAAAGATGCAGCAGCGATCTTTAATAAACTTGAAGTACGTGATGCGCTATTCGTAAAAGAGTTGATTGACGAAAATACATTTATGGCATTCCGCAATCTTCAATCTTGTTACCTAGTTGAAGGTAACGAACTAAATGCTTTCTTAGCAGCAACATACCGTTCAGTCGTTATCGAAAAAGCGGTTTGGGAGAAACTAGTGGAAGGGGCTAAATAA
- the rplB gene encoding 50S ribosomal protein L2, with product MAMKTYRPITPSRRFYTNIDSSDITAKPSVRSLLKKLPAHAGRNNNGRITSRHKQAGAKKLYRIIDFKRNKFGIPGTVSAIEYDPYRNCRIALVTYADGEKRYIIQPKDLKVGDVVQSAESGLDIKPGNTMKLKNIPVGTVIHNLELKPGKGGQLVRSAGGSAQIMGRDGKYVSVRLPSSEMRLVLGECLATIGTVGNEEFGNIVWAKAGRSRHRGIRPQTRGSAMNPIDHPHGGGEGKTNSGRHPVTPWGKPTKGAKTRRKKASDKLIITRRKPNAKRVG from the coding sequence ATGGCAATGAAAACATACAGACCAATAACACCGAGTCGTCGTTTCTATACAAACATCGACAGCAGTGATATTACAGCGAAACCTTCAGTTCGCTCATTGTTGAAAAAACTTCCTGCACACGCCGGTCGTAACAACAATGGTCGTATCACTTCTCGTCACAAGCAAGCGGGTGCGAAAAAACTTTACCGTATCATCGATTTCAAACGTAACAAGTTTGGTATCCCTGGTACAGTATCGGCTATCGAGTACGATCCGTACCGTAACTGTCGTATTGCACTTGTTACCTATGCTGACGGTGAAAAACGTTACATCATTCAACCGAAAGATCTAAAAGTCGGTGATGTTGTTCAATCAGCTGAAAGCGGTCTTGATATCAAGCCTGGTAACACAATGAAATTGAAAAACATCCCGGTTGGTACGGTTATTCACAACCTTGAGTTGAAACCTGGTAAAGGCGGACAGCTTGTTCGTTCAGCCGGCGGTTCAGCTCAGATCATGGGTCGTGACGGTAAATACGTTTCAGTGCGTCTTCCGTCATCTGAGATGCGTCTTGTCCTTGGTGAATGTCTTGCAACGATCGGTACTGTCGGTAACGAAGAGTTCGGTAACATCGTTTGGGCTAAAGCAGGCCGTTCACGTCACCGTGGTATCCGTCCACAGACACGTGGTTCTGCAATGAACCCTATCGATCACCCGCATGGTGGTGGTGAAGGTAAGACAAACTCTGGTCGTCATCCAGTTACTCCATGGGGTAAACCGACTAAGGGTGCGAAAACACGTCGTAAAAAAGCAAGTGATAAACTTATTATTACACGTCGCAAACCAAATGCTAAAAGGGTAGGTTAA
- the rplV gene encoding 50S ribosomal protein L22, translated as MARALLKFIRVSPIKSRLVAREIQGMNAEEALAALEFTPNKAAKIIYKVLASAVANSGLEAEDCVVKSCRVDNGPVLKRFRPRARGMASGIRKPTAHILVEVEGK; from the coding sequence ATGGCTAGAGCACTATTGAAATTCATCCGTGTTTCACCGATCAAATCTCGTCTTGTTGCACGCGAAATCCAAGGTATGAACGCAGAAGAGGCTCTTGCAGCTTTGGAGTTCACACCAAACAAAGCGGCTAAGATCATCTATAAGGTACTTGCATCTGCAGTAGCGAATAGCGGTCTTGAAGCAGAAGATTGTGTTGTAAAATCTTGTCGTGTTGACAACGGTCCGGTACTTAAACGTTTCCGTCCACGTGCTCGTGGTATGGCATCGGGTATCCGCAAACCAACAGCACATATCTTAGTAGAAGTAGAGGGCAAATAA
- the rpsS gene encoding 30S ribosomal protein S19, giving the protein MARSVKKGPFVDDHLMKKVLAAKEAKSNKPIKTWSRRSMVLPEMIGLTLNVHNGRQFVPVYVTENHIGYKLGEFAPTRTFKGHKGSVQKKVG; this is encoded by the coding sequence ATGGCTCGTTCAGTAAAAAAAGGTCCATTCGTAGACGACCACTTGATGAAAAAAGTGCTTGCAGCCAAAGAAGCTAAAAGCAACAAGCCAATCAAGACTTGGTCACGCCGTTCAATGGTTCTTCCAGAGATGATCGGCTTGACACTTAATGTTCACAACGGCCGTCAGTTTGTTCCTGTATACGTTACAGAGAACCACATCGGTTATAAACTTGGCGAATTCGCACCAACACGTACATTCAAGGGCCACAAAGGTTCTGTACAGAAGAAGGTAGGTTAA
- a CDS encoding 50S ribosomal protein L23 produces the protein MADITDIKSILYTEKTLGLQEDGVVVVQTSPRVTKTGLKEIFREYFGIVPARINSLNQSGKIKKFRGVTGKQNDFKKFYVKLPEGAQIESLAV, from the coding sequence ATGGCAGATATTACAGATATCAAGTCAATCTTGTATACAGAAAAGACCCTTGGTCTTCAGGAAGATGGTGTTGTCGTTGTACAGACATCTCCTCGTGTGACAAAAACTGGTCTTAAAGAGATCTTCCGTGAGTACTTCGGTATCGTGCCAGCACGTATCAACTCACTGAACCAATCTGGAAAAATTAAAAAATTTCGTGGTGTAACCGGTAAGCAGAACGACTTTAAAAAGTTTTATGTGAAGCTACCAGAAGGTGCACAGATCGAAAGTTTGGCGGTATAA
- the rplP gene encoding 50S ribosomal protein L16 produces MLMPKRTKYRKVMKGRNRGYARSGYKLAFGDIAFKAVEAGRINSRQIESARISATRHIKRQGKIWIRVFPAKPLTAKPLETRMGKGKGSVDKWVMNIKPGRIIFEMGGVPEELAREALTLAIHKLPFKCKIITAEMNNEIF; encoded by the coding sequence ATGTTGATGCCTAAAAGAACAAAATACCGTAAGGTAATGAAAGGTCGTAACCGCGGTTACGCTCGTTCTGGTTATAAACTAGCGTTTGGCGATATCGCATTCAAAGCGGTAGAAGCAGGTCGTATCAACTCTCGTCAGATTGAATCGGCTCGTATCTCTGCGACTCGTCACATTAAACGTCAAGGTAAGATCTGGATCCGTGTATTTCCAGCTAAACCACTAACAGCCAAGCCTCTTGAAACTCGTATGGGTAAAGGTAAAGGTTCTGTTGATAAATGGGTTATGAATATCAAGCCAGGTCGTATTATTTTTGAAATGGGTGGTGTACCTGAAGAGTTGGCGCGTGAAGCACTGACACTTGCAATTCACAAACTACCGTTCAAATGTAAAATTATTACTGCGGAGATGAACAATGAAATATTCTGA
- the rpsC gene encoding 30S ribosomal protein S3 → MGHKVNPIGLRLGINRNWESRWYPSFDSAAANLGEDYKIRTFLKKELYYAGVANIIIERTAKRLRVTIVAARPGIIIGKKGADIEKLKVSLQKLIGKDISINIKEEKKAMISAQLVAENVATQLERRIAFRRAMKKVMQNAQRSGAKGIKISVAGRLGGAEMARTEWYLEGRVPLHTLRAKIDYGFAEAQTTYGIIGIKVWIFKGEVLTKGIPAEAKEEKTEKRERRPRAPRKAD, encoded by the coding sequence ATGGGTCATAAAGTTAATCCTATTGGTCTTCGCCTAGGTATCAACCGTAACTGGGAATCTCGCTGGTATCCATCGTTTGACTCTGCTGCGGCTAACCTTGGCGAGGATTATAAAATCCGTACTTTCTTGAAGAAAGAGCTTTACTATGCTGGTGTTGCGAACATCATCATCGAGCGTACTGCGAAGCGCCTTCGTGTCACTATCGTAGCAGCTCGTCCTGGTATCATCATCGGTAAAAAAGGTGCTGATATCGAGAAATTGAAAGTCAGTCTTCAAAAACTGATTGGTAAAGATATCTCTATCAATATCAAAGAAGAGAAAAAAGCAATGATCTCAGCACAACTTGTGGCTGAAAATGTTGCAACGCAACTTGAGCGTCGTATCGCGTTCCGCCGTGCGATGAAGAAAGTTATGCAAAATGCACAGCGTTCTGGTGCCAAAGGTATCAAGATCTCTGTTGCAGGTCGTCTTGGTGGTGCTGAGATGGCACGTACTGAGTGGTATCTTGAGGGACGTGTTCCTCTTCATACACTTCGTGCAAAAATCGATTACGGTTTCGCTGAAGCACAGACTACATACGGAATCATCGGTATTAAAGTCTGGATCTTCAAAGGTGAGGTACTGACTAAAGGTATCCCTGCTGAAGCCAAAGAAGAAAAAACTGAGAAACGTGAACGTCGTCCACGTGCTCCGAGAAAGGCTGATTAA